Proteins from a single region of Sphaerochaeta globosa str. Buddy:
- a CDS encoding ABC transporter ATP-binding protein: protein MSLNLTYTHVNKIFGEQSKNPVHALKDVSFAIEPGELFCLLGPSGCGKTTLLRSTAGLESITDGQILYGDKDMTLIPPFRRNIGMVFQSFALYPHMNIFENVAYGLRVRKTPDDIVRKKVTEVMELVGLTEELKRNPSPTGLSGGQQQRVAIARALVYDPDILLLDEPLANLDAKLRRYMRAEIRRIQKATNITTIFVTHDQEEAMAIGDRLAVLRKGVVEQIGSSNELYTRPNNAFVSNFIGKMNFFNAKLTGQGKATIEGTQTEISVHPENVRFSTNKGVANGSSVLLGARPEQLEICKERTSEGIRGTVQIIQHLGQFVRYEVVLDASVSEVSMEIDMPYMVEGVFERDSVYVKVKEGLPFLFLPEVRN from the coding sequence ATGAGTCTGAACCTGACATATACACACGTGAATAAAATCTTTGGGGAACAGTCAAAGAATCCCGTACATGCTTTGAAGGATGTTTCCTTTGCTATCGAACCCGGTGAACTCTTTTGTCTTCTTGGTCCTTCCGGGTGTGGTAAAACCACGCTATTGCGTTCGACGGCCGGCTTGGAGTCGATTACTGATGGTCAGATACTCTATGGCGATAAGGATATGACCCTTATCCCTCCCTTCAGAAGAAATATCGGCATGGTATTCCAGAGTTTTGCTTTATATCCTCATATGAATATTTTTGAGAACGTAGCCTATGGGTTGCGTGTCAGGAAAACACCCGATGACATCGTCAGAAAGAAAGTAACCGAAGTAATGGAGTTGGTCGGACTTACCGAGGAATTGAAACGGAATCCTTCTCCCACCGGGCTCTCCGGTGGACAGCAGCAGCGTGTAGCGATTGCACGCGCTCTCGTCTATGATCCAGATATTCTGTTGCTTGATGAGCCGCTTGCCAATTTGGATGCCAAACTTCGCCGATACATGAGGGCGGAAATTCGAAGAATCCAAAAAGCTACCAACATTACTACCATTTTTGTTACTCATGACCAGGAAGAAGCGATGGCTATCGGCGACAGGCTTGCTGTGTTACGCAAGGGTGTAGTCGAACAGATTGGTTCTTCCAATGAGCTCTATACCCGGCCGAACAATGCGTTTGTATCCAATTTCATTGGAAAAATGAATTTCTTTAATGCAAAGCTGACAGGCCAAGGAAAAGCTACCATCGAAGGTACCCAAACCGAAATCTCAGTCCATCCGGAAAATGTTCGATTCAGTACCAACAAGGGTGTCGCGAATGGATCTTCCGTTCTACTTGGTGCGCGCCCCGAACAGTTGGAGATCTGCAAGGAAAGAACATCGGAAGGAATCAGGGGCACTGTTCAGATAATTCAGCATCTGGGGCAGTTTGTACGGTATGAAGTAGTCTTGGATGCGAGCGTCAGCGAAGTCTCTATGGAAATTGATATGCCCTATATGGTAGAGGGTGTTTTTGAGCGTGATTCAGTATATGTAAAAGTGAAAGAAGGTTTGCCGTTCCTGTTCCTGCCGGAGGTTCGAAACTAA
- a CDS encoding 6-phosphogluconolactonase, whose protein sequence is MSITITIAQNPQELGKRAAKKIAELLCEAIAQRGEARIILSTGASQFETMEALTAEDVDWAKVEMFHLDEYVALSESHIASFRRYLKERFVSKVGLKAAHFVNGEGDVQKNIAALSAELRSKTVDVGVIGIGENGHIAFNDPPADFETEQAYKVVELDGRCKQQQVGEGWFRSIQDVPVQAITMCPRQILSARHIVSSVPHAVKAEAVYNTLTKAVDPMVPATLLKTHADWNLFIDYYSASKLVPLT, encoded by the coding sequence ATGAGTATTACCATCACGATTGCGCAAAACCCGCAGGAGCTGGGAAAGCGGGCAGCCAAGAAGATAGCCGAACTGCTATGCGAGGCGATAGCCCAGAGGGGGGAGGCGAGGATCATCCTGTCCACGGGGGCGAGCCAGTTCGAAACCATGGAGGCCCTGACGGCCGAGGATGTCGACTGGGCCAAGGTGGAGATGTTCCACCTGGACGAGTATGTCGCCCTGAGCGAGAGCCACATCGCGAGCTTTCGCAGGTACCTCAAGGAGCGCTTCGTCTCCAAGGTCGGGCTGAAGGCTGCCCACTTCGTGAACGGGGAGGGGGATGTGCAGAAGAACATCGCCGCCCTTAGTGCAGAGCTGAGAAGCAAGACGGTGGACGTGGGTGTCATCGGCATCGGGGAGAACGGGCACATCGCCTTCAACGACCCTCCGGCGGACTTTGAGACCGAGCAGGCCTACAAGGTGGTGGAGCTGGACGGCCGCTGCAAGCAGCAGCAGGTGGGCGAGGGATGGTTCCGCAGCATCCAGGATGTGCCGGTACAGGCGATCACCATGTGCCCCAGGCAGATCCTGTCTGCAAGGCACATCGTCTCCTCGGTCCCGCATGCGGTAAAGGCTGAGGCGGTGTACAACACCCTCACCAAGGCAGTGGATCCGATGGTTCCTGCTACCTTGCTGAAAACCCATGCGGACTGGAATTTGTTTATCGATTATTACTCTGCTTCCAAGTTGGTGCCTCTGACATAA
- a CDS encoding sugar phosphate isomerase/epimerase family protein, with product MQKQVMSLVGFSSASEIAAYKTEFPSMYYELSYKMSKQLLSEVRPMLAGCIASVHACCPSLPIFPNFGSLDPAVLAESYDAILQSFETARSCKADIVVLHPGYVCDSSMPSANAARKKLLDAPSFSPYIVHADGAICGPDYPKQEVYRSHATQAFKELKNVAQLAKSYGVKLAVENLNPRVGYLFQTPQEMEQLAELDDVYLCLDVGHLWISSFVYGFPYLPAIQRILATQKVVNCHLHSNATNAHVQHYSDDHHTFDKYGFPAHQVLELLLTSDANLVLEMVEDFGYNTRYLLQQITGIQHGDEE from the coding sequence ATGCAAAAACAGGTAATGTCTCTCGTTGGGTTTTCTTCTGCATCTGAAATTGCAGCATATAAAACTGAATTTCCCTCTATGTATTATGAGCTCTCCTATAAAATGAGCAAGCAACTCCTATCTGAAGTTCGTCCGATGCTTGCTGGCTGCATTGCATCGGTACATGCTTGTTGTCCTTCGCTCCCCATTTTTCCCAATTTTGGGAGTCTCGACCCGGCTGTTCTTGCTGAAAGCTATGATGCCATTCTCCAGAGCTTTGAAACCGCACGTTCTTGTAAAGCGGATATTGTGGTCCTTCATCCCGGCTATGTCTGTGATTCGTCGATGCCCTCGGCAAACGCGGCCAGAAAAAAATTGCTCGATGCTCCTTCCTTTTCACCATATATAGTGCATGCTGATGGTGCCATTTGTGGTCCTGACTACCCAAAACAGGAAGTGTATCGTTCCCATGCTACCCAGGCTTTCAAAGAGCTTAAAAACGTTGCACAGCTTGCCAAGTCATATGGTGTCAAGTTGGCCGTCGAAAACCTGAATCCACGCGTAGGATATCTCTTTCAGACTCCCCAAGAGATGGAACAGCTAGCTGAGCTCGATGATGTATATCTCTGTCTCGATGTTGGCCACTTATGGATATCCAGTTTTGTCTATGGCTTTCCCTATTTGCCAGCCATCCAACGGATTCTTGCAACCCAAAAGGTGGTTAACTGTCATTTGCACAGCAATGCTACGAATGCACATGTCCAACATTATTCGGACGACCATCATACATTCGATAAATATGGGTTTCCAGCCCACCAAGTACTTGAACTCTTGTTAACATCCGACGCCAACCTGGTATTGGAAATGGTGGAGGATTTTGGGTATAACACGCGCTATCTTCTTCAGCAAATTACAGGAATTCAACACGGTGATGAGGAGTAG
- a CDS encoding ABC transporter permease: MKKFLQKDFTPYLVFAIPLAFMAIFLVYPMVVTMLRAFMPSGNKLVLGNFSLQGFTKFFESAMYQKALLNSFIVSLAVTFFCVLIGVPMGYFVARVKMPCKNLMLSLGILPIIMPSFVGAFTWVILLGRQGVVRHFLNFIVTPLGIEIPTIYGMFGMILCMTLTYYPFVFQLSYGAFASANSLLEEAGMLMGAGRWHIFKTITFPLILPSLGAGALLVFVRAIGNFGIPAIIGGDKYVLPTLIYFRVNGFWDLNGAASIAVVNVLITALVLYLQKRVINRHEYETISATHSEIKLHEGKGIRIIAIVYCVIILVVSLLPQITIIVMSFFEKWVGLFPEGFTFRNYLRIPQYSNKELFNTFYLSILATGLAAILGSLIAYITERKKPKGAALLDLSIMAPFILPGTVVSVALLSAFSGSSLIKLTGTYTIIVISYMVRRTPYVYRSVAASLSQLNPSLEEASTIAGANWFYTFRRVSVPLIMPAIISGSILTLTTLLQELSTTILLYSSRTRTVPIQIYGAVADGKLGEASALSVILLVVVFGIVYLMNHKQGKSIASSFKMG, translated from the coding sequence TTGAAGAAATTTTTGCAAAAAGATTTCACTCCCTATCTTGTTTTTGCAATTCCCCTTGCCTTCATGGCAATTTTTCTCGTCTACCCGATGGTGGTTACCATGCTCAGGGCATTCATGCCTTCAGGTAACAAACTGGTACTGGGAAACTTCTCTCTGCAGGGATTCACCAAGTTTTTTGAAAGTGCGATGTACCAAAAAGCATTGCTAAACTCTTTCATCGTAAGTCTTGCTGTAACATTTTTCTGTGTTTTGATCGGTGTTCCCATGGGTTATTTTGTTGCTCGTGTGAAAATGCCCTGTAAGAATCTCATGCTGAGTTTAGGTATTCTCCCAATTATTATGCCTTCCTTCGTAGGCGCATTTACCTGGGTCATACTACTGGGCAGGCAAGGGGTTGTTCGTCACTTCCTCAATTTCATAGTTACTCCTCTGGGCATAGAAATTCCGACAATCTATGGTATGTTCGGTATGATTCTCTGTATGACTCTTACGTATTATCCGTTTGTATTCCAGTTATCCTATGGCGCTTTTGCTTCCGCAAACTCGTTGTTGGAAGAAGCCGGAATGTTGATGGGAGCCGGACGATGGCATATTTTTAAAACCATTACCTTCCCCTTGATTCTTCCCAGCCTTGGCGCCGGAGCCCTTTTGGTTTTTGTCAGGGCAATCGGGAACTTCGGTATTCCCGCAATTATCGGTGGAGACAAGTACGTACTTCCTACCTTGATTTATTTCCGGGTCAATGGGTTTTGGGATCTCAATGGTGCTGCATCGATTGCCGTGGTCAATGTATTGATTACAGCTTTGGTCTTGTATCTCCAAAAAAGGGTAATCAATAGACACGAGTATGAGACAATTTCAGCGACCCACTCAGAAATAAAGCTGCATGAGGGCAAGGGTATCAGAATTATTGCCATAGTGTATTGCGTCATTATCCTTGTGGTCTCTCTCCTGCCTCAGATTACCATCATCGTGATGTCATTTTTTGAGAAGTGGGTAGGACTTTTCCCTGAGGGATTCACGTTCAGAAACTATCTTCGTATCCCTCAATACTCCAACAAGGAGCTCTTCAATACATTCTACCTTTCCATTCTAGCAACGGGATTGGCCGCGATTTTGGGAAGTCTCATTGCCTATATTACAGAAAGGAAGAAGCCCAAGGGAGCGGCTTTGCTCGATTTGTCGATCATGGCTCCTTTCATCCTTCCTGGAACCGTTGTATCGGTTGCATTGCTTTCGGCTTTCAGCGGTAGCAGTCTGATTAAGTTGACTGGTACCTATACCATCATCGTGATCTCCTATATGGTTCGCCGCACGCCGTATGTATACCGTTCCGTAGCGGCCAGCCTTTCGCAATTGAATCCTTCTCTTGAAGAAGCCTCCACAATTGCAGGAGCAAACTGGTTCTATACGTTCCGCAGGGTCAGCGTACCTCTTATTATGCCTGCGATTATCAGTGGATCCATTCTCACGCTCACTACGTTGTTGCAGGAATTGAGTACTACTATTCTGCTGTACAGTTCACGAACGAGAACCGTTCCAATCCAGATTTATGGTGCTGTAGCTGATGGTAAACTCGGAGAAGCAAGCGCGCTCTCGGTAATTTTGTTGGTAGTCGTATTCGGCATAGTCTACCTGATGAATCATAAGCAAGGTAAATCCATTGCTTCAAGTTTCAAAATGGGTTGA
- a CDS encoding phosphomannomutase: MRYEELSEIERKALNTSMFKAYDIRTKSAELHAPLMVRLVKAIGRYFIEVLQVSSVVVGRDARLAAPALLELAIEVFADLGLNIIVNPLQISTCQFYFSCMQNPESAAVMFTASHNPGTYIGMKLMAPGLQTLAMDSGPKGGITCIREFYCEDDRSIPSAKSRGSVKVHRYLDAFISYSLKLAGLEKDSLKGTSILIDYLCGAAGTEVTEALQYAGATVRARNLIPDGRFPAGDPNPIIAQSIKPTWDMMKSGNYDFGFCFDGDGDRMDIMTKEGEQITPSFNLSILIPQITDFFKKVHASGFFGTCAWDPHMYYDVKANPLSVVYQAKCGIGVHIIRNGHSFIKEALRKNLKQQYLVASEESAHYYMNFPFNLDDYSQGFAATENTLYFTLLTAKVWAASPQLYTQALQRQQSIFREREWPCHFFSDEYLEPVVNEVEDLFRNQSLKVFTAMEDGSSLDATLMRYGLAEHIDAKTDLGGDWLQIAQRISRSEEGMARWEVASSSDQRCKQAVAQIKGITDRFVKADLAVYE; encoded by the coding sequence ATGAGGTATGAAGAATTATCGGAAATAGAACGAAAAGCTCTGAACACGAGTATGTTCAAAGCCTATGATATCAGAACTAAAAGTGCAGAACTCCATGCTCCTTTGATGGTCCGTCTCGTCAAGGCCATTGGGAGGTACTTTATCGAGGTCTTGCAGGTGTCTTCTGTGGTTGTTGGAAGGGATGCCCGACTGGCCGCTCCTGCTTTGCTCGAGCTTGCCATAGAGGTGTTTGCTGACTTGGGGTTGAATATTATCGTCAATCCATTGCAAATTTCCACATGTCAGTTTTATTTCAGCTGCATGCAAAACCCTGAGTCAGCGGCAGTCATGTTTACTGCAAGCCACAATCCAGGAACCTATATTGGCATGAAATTGATGGCCCCCGGCCTTCAGACTTTAGCAATGGATAGTGGTCCTAAAGGTGGCATAACCTGTATCCGGGAATTCTATTGCGAGGATGACAGATCGATACCTTCTGCGAAGAGCAGAGGTTCTGTGAAGGTACATCGGTACCTGGATGCTTTTATTTCATATTCCCTGAAATTGGCCGGGCTTGAGAAAGACTCCCTAAAAGGTACTTCCATTCTTATTGATTACCTGTGTGGAGCTGCTGGTACAGAGGTTACCGAGGCGTTGCAGTATGCAGGTGCAACCGTGCGTGCAAGGAATCTGATTCCCGACGGCAGATTTCCGGCAGGAGATCCAAATCCCATCATTGCCCAAAGTATCAAGCCTACATGGGATATGATGAAAAGTGGCAACTATGATTTTGGCTTCTGCTTTGATGGGGATGGTGATCGCATGGATATCATGACCAAGGAAGGGGAACAAATTACCCCTTCTTTCAATCTCTCCATCCTGATACCTCAAATTACCGATTTTTTCAAGAAAGTCCATGCAAGTGGGTTTTTTGGAACATGCGCTTGGGACCCTCATATGTATTACGATGTCAAAGCAAATCCTCTTTCCGTTGTGTATCAAGCAAAATGTGGCATTGGGGTTCATATCATCCGAAATGGACATTCGTTCATCAAGGAGGCACTCCGAAAGAATCTCAAGCAGCAATATCTTGTTGCCAGCGAAGAATCAGCACATTATTATATGAATTTCCCGTTCAATTTGGACGACTATTCACAAGGTTTTGCTGCAACAGAAAATACCTTGTATTTCACCTTGCTTACCGCAAAAGTGTGGGCGGCTTCTCCCCAGCTCTATACCCAAGCCTTGCAACGGCAACAGAGCATTTTCAGAGAAAGGGAGTGGCCTTGTCATTTCTTCTCGGATGAGTATTTGGAACCTGTCGTGAATGAAGTGGAAGACTTGTTCCGCAATCAAAGTTTGAAGGTTTTTACGGCAATGGAAGATGGCAGCAGTCTGGATGCAACGCTTATGCGCTACGGTCTTGCCGAGCACATTGATGCAAAAACGGACTTGGGTGGCGATTGGCTTCAGATAGCCCAAAGAATCAGCCGAAGTGAAGAGGGAATGGCTCGTTGGGAAGTTGCGTCCAGCAGCGATCAGCGATGCAAGCAAGCAGTTGCACAAATAAAGGGCATTACCGATCGATTTGTCAAAGCGGACCTAGCGGTCTACGAATGA
- a CDS encoding ABC transporter substrate-binding protein — MKKALIVLFTLILFFNPLFAQGASEEKKVDKLTIWSGASEDEAEALVKKFNEKQPGITVSIIRAGSGELVNRLYSEQPKPDGDILLMVAKENMELAYDFLAPYKSVNHAKIDVSVRDSADVPRFYGSSMPLQAIMVNTNLLKSSDYPKSWADLVDPRYKGEIILANPALSGSAYAQVYMLHKLYGNEFLAKLAKNAVFTASSTAGPESVARGEYAITVTGESNIGKYIGEGSPVTYVYPSEGTGARFDATGIIANGPNPEAAELFMDFITSLEAYEIIRSTRNRRVVTTELPGPANLPALSEIKLFPYDDLEAKNIKETLINDFSNMM, encoded by the coding sequence ATGAAAAAAGCACTTATTGTTTTGTTCACTTTGATTCTCTTTTTCAATCCCTTGTTTGCACAAGGTGCAAGTGAAGAGAAAAAAGTTGACAAGCTCACCATCTGGAGTGGAGCCAGTGAGGATGAGGCCGAAGCTCTCGTAAAGAAGTTCAACGAGAAACAACCTGGAATTACGGTAAGCATCATTCGGGCTGGTTCTGGAGAATTGGTGAATCGTCTCTATTCTGAGCAGCCGAAACCTGATGGAGACATTCTCTTGATGGTTGCGAAGGAAAACATGGAACTAGCCTATGATTTCCTAGCCCCGTATAAGTCAGTCAATCATGCAAAGATTGATGTCTCAGTACGCGATAGCGCAGATGTACCGAGATTCTACGGGTCCTCAATGCCGCTTCAGGCAATTATGGTAAATACCAATCTTCTTAAGAGTTCCGATTATCCGAAATCCTGGGCAGATCTCGTTGATCCCCGCTATAAAGGTGAAATCATTTTGGCCAATCCGGCTCTTTCCGGCTCTGCATACGCTCAGGTGTATATGCTACACAAGCTGTATGGAAATGAGTTCTTGGCAAAGCTCGCCAAGAATGCAGTGTTCACAGCAAGTTCCACAGCAGGTCCTGAATCTGTTGCCCGCGGAGAATATGCCATCACTGTCACCGGTGAGTCCAATATCGGAAAATACATTGGTGAAGGTTCCCCAGTTACCTATGTATATCCTTCAGAGGGAACTGGTGCGCGCTTTGATGCTACCGGTATCATTGCAAACGGACCCAATCCCGAGGCTGCCGAATTGTTCATGGACTTTATCACCAGCTTGGAAGCTTACGAGATTATTCGTTCGACTCGTAACAGAAGAGTCGTGACAACCGAGCTTCCTGGTCCTGCAAATTTGCCTGCGCTCAGCGAAATCAAGTTGTTCCCCTATGATGATCTTGAAGCAAAGAACATCAAGGAAACCTTGATCAACGATTTCTCGAATATGATGTAA
- a CDS encoding DeoR/GlpR family DNA-binding transcription regulator, with amino-acid sequence MNPGARKKEILSVLVRDGSVQVIDLARLLDVSKVTIRSDLDELETKGLLVRTHGGAVTAEASGSSRFISQTINEFTVQKMAIAKLASTFIKSGQSIIIDNGSTTLHIAQFIADLPITVTTSSLLVMQELMHAEKVDLLMAGGILRRPSMGLMGNFSKEFYRQIHADWCFLGAAGYSAKHGVYCTNLIEADTKQTMIQSASKVCLLVDSSKMEHLSLAKVCDWPAIHYLITDAISDEIRTIIESHGVKILVVDES; translated from the coding sequence ATGAATCCTGGAGCTAGGAAAAAAGAGATTCTTTCGGTGCTTGTTCGGGATGGGTCTGTGCAAGTAATAGATCTTGCTCGTTTGTTGGATGTCTCAAAGGTTACCATCCGTAGCGATTTGGATGAATTGGAGACAAAAGGCCTGCTGGTGCGAACACATGGCGGTGCTGTCACTGCAGAGGCATCGGGCAGTTCCCGATTCATCTCTCAAACCATCAACGAATTTACCGTGCAGAAGATGGCGATTGCCAAACTTGCGTCAACATTTATTAAAAGTGGTCAGTCAATCATTATCGATAATGGTAGTACTACGTTGCACATAGCCCAATTTATTGCTGATTTGCCTATTACAGTTACTACCAGCTCCTTATTGGTTATGCAGGAATTGATGCATGCTGAAAAGGTTGATCTCTTGATGGCTGGTGGAATTTTAAGAAGGCCTTCGATGGGACTTATGGGAAATTTCTCAAAAGAGTTCTATCGACAAATCCATGCTGATTGGTGTTTCCTTGGTGCTGCCGGGTATTCTGCAAAGCATGGCGTATATTGTACGAACCTTATTGAAGCCGATACCAAGCAAACGATGATCCAAAGTGCCTCTAAGGTTTGCCTTTTGGTGGATAGTTCGAAGATGGAACATCTTTCTCTTGCAAAAGTATGTGATTGGCCTGCTATACACTACCTTATAACCGATGCCATTTCAGATGAAATTCGGACAATTATTGAAAGCCACGGAGTAAAAATCTTGGTAGTGGATGAGTCTTGA
- a CDS encoding AGE family epimerase/isomerase, producing MNNDFQWFKDHLQSQVLPFWETAFDDAYGGVFTCYTNDGKQRVSEDKFTWSQGRMLWCLSFLLGHAQCSEGIDDATLLQYRKRCDALFHLLNEKALLPGEDEVCAFLLDRKGNPKKTGSHDSLYTSMYADCFVIMGFARYALLVESQDIARTALGIYTKMQQVMARGIIRTEPYPLPPGTSAQSISMIICNTAHELALALQQLGIPEASRVRMDAQSAAHSVLQVFADNQTMQIREVVYQDTHKNMDLLARHRNPGHAIECMWFCLDALGDEYREVLSAFVLSSLELGWDKEWGGLFRYVDTDGGEPKGECDGSAFSQLVASTWELKLWWPHVEALYACSRFYQATKDERFFVWYERLKQYTYTTFPSDKGEEWIQIRTRIGIPLERVVALPVKDPYHILRMHLLMLNMKTDYSKEIDHEV from the coding sequence ATGAATAACGATTTCCAATGGTTCAAGGACCATCTACAGTCTCAGGTTCTCCCGTTTTGGGAAACCGCCTTTGATGATGCATACGGTGGTGTCTTTACGTGTTATACAAATGATGGGAAGCAAAGGGTTTCAGAAGATAAATTCACGTGGTCACAAGGAAGAATGTTGTGGTGTCTATCGTTTCTCTTGGGTCATGCTCAGTGCTCAGAGGGAATTGATGACGCCACCCTTCTGCAATACAGAAAACGTTGCGATGCCTTATTCCATTTGCTGAACGAGAAGGCTCTATTGCCCGGCGAGGATGAAGTCTGTGCTTTTTTGCTCGATCGGAAGGGAAATCCAAAAAAGACCGGTTCTCATGACAGTCTGTATACCAGTATGTATGCCGATTGTTTTGTGATCATGGGATTCGCCCGCTATGCCCTGCTTGTAGAAAGCCAAGATATTGCCCGTACAGCTCTCGGCATCTATACAAAAATGCAGCAAGTCATGGCAAGGGGAATTATCAGGACTGAACCCTATCCACTTCCCCCCGGCACTAGTGCTCAATCGATTTCCATGATTATCTGCAACACAGCACATGAGCTGGCTTTAGCGCTTCAGCAGCTGGGGATACCTGAAGCTTCCCGGGTCAGGATGGATGCCCAATCGGCGGCACATTCAGTTCTCCAGGTATTTGCAGACAATCAAACCATGCAAATTCGTGAGGTGGTCTATCAAGATACGCACAAAAATATGGATTTACTGGCCCGACATCGCAATCCCGGACATGCAATAGAATGTATGTGGTTCTGTCTTGATGCCCTTGGTGACGAATACAGAGAGGTTCTTTCTGCATTTGTCCTATCGTCATTGGAACTGGGATGGGACAAAGAATGGGGAGGCTTGTTTCGCTATGTGGATACTGATGGGGGAGAACCGAAAGGGGAGTGTGATGGCTCCGCATTCTCTCAGTTGGTTGCATCCACATGGGAATTGAAATTATGGTGGCCGCATGTGGAAGCCCTGTATGCCTGCTCACGTTTTTATCAAGCTACCAAAGATGAACGTTTCTTTGTTTGGTATGAGCGCTTGAAACAGTACACCTATACCACCTTTCCTTCTGACAAGGGGGAAGAGTGGATTCAGATTCGAACGCGGATCGGTATACCCCTGGAGCGTGTAGTCGCTCTGCCGGTAAAAGATCCTTATCATATTCTGCGTATGCATTTGCTTATGCTGAATATGAAAACAGATTATTCCAAGGAAATCGACCATGAGGTATGA